Proteins encoded by one window of Salvia splendens isolate huo1 chromosome 7, SspV2, whole genome shotgun sequence:
- the LOC121811436 gene encoding protein JINGUBANG-like: MELYSDENVWQFVDEERKNINLPRRFSFGGGANNAEFPDSHLSSARTSCASAASLPLWKMSPETPWTRSPLPSSPSPPLLYHCLASLHRSEGDIFSITVTNDFIFTGSSSSRIHAWKQPDCTQTVCLKASTGQVRSILASGNLLFTTHSDFRIRLWDLSLMHYFRPKKLATIPRRPSLFSYHTNRKSHHKNTISCLAYNAAEKILYTGSHDHTVKVWSVSERRCVESLTAHEGQVNAVVVNEDDGCVFTCSSDGTVKIWRSVSKETPHILTMTLKFQPSPVNALALSRCGDDCFLYSGSSDGLINFWEKERISGRYNHAGFLQGHHFSVLCLVAVEDLILSGSEDATIRIWKREEGNSFHSCLAVIDGHHGPVRCLAAAMESDETVKGLLVYSASLDQTMKVWRVKVYPWEKGEDGENACKISPVLSPSWVERKIQATDY, translated from the coding sequence ATGGAGCTCTACTCCGACGAGAATGTATGGCAGTTCGTCGACGAGGAGAGGAAAAACATAAACCTCCCACGAAGATTCTCCTTCGGCGGCGGCGCCAACAATGCCGAATTCCCCGATTCCCACCTCTCCTCCGCCCGCACCTCCTGCGCCTCCGCCGCCTCTCTCCCCCTCTGGAAAATGAGCCCCGAAACCCCCTGGACCCGCTCCCCTCTCCCCTCCTccccctcccctcccctcctCTACCACTGCCTCGCCTCCCTCCACCGCAGCGAGGGCGACATCTTCTCCATCACCGTCACCAACGACTTCATCTTCACCGGCTCCTCCAGCTCCCGCATCCACGCCTGGAAGCAACCCGACTGCACACAAACTGTTTGCTTAAAAGCCTCAACGGGACAAGTCCGCTCCATCCTCGCCTCCGGCAACCTCCTCTTCACCACCCACTCCGACTTCCGCATCCGCCTCTGGGACCTCTCCCTGATGCACTACTTCCGCCCCAAGAAGCTCGCCACCATCCCGCGCCGCCCCTCCCTCTTCTCCTACCACACCAACCGCAAGAGCCACCACAAGAACACCATCTCCTGCCTCGCCTACAACGCCGCGGAGAAAATCCTCTACACAGGCTCCCACGACCACACCGTGAAGGTGTGGAGCGTCTCCGAGAGACGCTGCGTGGAGTCTCTCACCGCCCACGAGGGGCAGGTGAACGCGGTGGTCGTCAACGAGGACGACGGCTGCGTGTTCACCTGCTCCTCAGACGGGACGGTGAAGATATGGAGGAGTGTCTCTAAAGAGACTCCACACATCCTCACCATGACTCTCAAGTTCCAGCCGTCGCCTGTCAACGCGCTCGCGCTGAGCAGATGTGGCGACGACTGCTTCCTCTACTCAGGGTCGTCGGACGGGCTGATAAACTTCTGGGAGAAGGAGAGGATCTCGGGGCGGTACAACCACGCGGGGTTCTTGCAGGGCCACCATTTCTCGGTGCTGTGTTTGGTGGCGGTGGAAGATTTGATCCTTAGCGGCTCAGAGGATGCGACGATAAGGATATGGAAGAGGGAGGAGGGGAATTCGTTCCATTCTTGCTTGGCGGTGATCGATGGCCATCACGGGCCGGTGAGGTGTCTGGCGGCCGCGATGGAGAGTGATGAGACTGTGAAAGGGCTGCTGGTTTACAGTGCTAGTTTGGATCAGACGATGAAGGTGTGGAGAGTGAAGGTTTATCCATGGGAGAAAGGGGAGGATGGGGAGAATGCCTGCAAGATTAGCCCTGTTTTGTCGCCTTCATGGGTGGAGAGGAAGATTCAAGCCACTGATTACTAG